The DNA sequence CTATCCAACGGAAAATCCAGAAGAACTATGAAAGCGTATAATTAAATGTTAAATGTTATACCTAGTAAGGTGACTTTGTTCTTGACTGCTTTGCAGGGGGCCGGAACAGCACTCTCTGTAGCTGAAAAAATGAATAGACGATGAATTGGTAGTGACATAGAAAAACGGTCTTTGTATACAATACTTGTGAGGAAGAACCAGAAGAATCGGAAACTCCCGCACTATCGACACAGGGTGGCATGGTGTATCCGACGGCGGAAGTACTGGAATCTGCGACCAAGAAGAAAGCACTTGTATGCATTGAGTAGGGGGCGCTCATTTATTACTCGGTGATTGGTATCATCTGCCAAGGAGATGAAGCTCTTCCGCAGCACGGTCAAACGAACGATTTCTCACCACAAAAAAAGCGACCACCTTCGCAAATAGCAAGGGTGGTATGAAAACGGTAGCCAATAATTGAAACAGAACTTGCCTATATTAACTACCACCTGCATTAGTAAGTTGTCTTGATAGGTTTTTAAAAACCATTTTTAACATTGGAAACATAAAATGGTCTTTATTCAAAGAATATAAATTCCAAACTGCTTCTTGACGTTTTATGAGCAGCCCATTTTCTGAAAGTATTTTTAAATGATATGAAAGGGCTGATTGTGATGTATTAAAGTATTCGGTTAATTCGCATACACATTTTTCTCCATTTTGGAAAAGGTAGAAAAGAATATTAAGCCGGAATTCATCGGATAATGATTTAAAGTAATCTGCATAATTAGAGATTGAAGTATCGATGTTAATGCCTCCTTTTATATCAAATTTGCTTGATATAGTTAATTATATGAACAATGCACTAAGACGTAAAGAAAACTCTCTTCAACCTCTAAAAAAATTTTATGAGCAGTTAATGATTCCATTCATGCATTCATTTCATCCTGAATATATTTCTTTATTTCTTCTTTACTTGGGACTCTGCCCATGGCCTTAACTTTGTTATTAACGACAACGCCAGGAGCCTTCATAACGCCATATTCCATTATCTTTTTCATGTCGCTAACCTTCTCAACCGTAGCCGTTATACCCAGTTCCTTAATTACCTCCTCTGTTGTCTTCTGTAGACCATAGTTTGAACAGCACGATACTAAAATTTTGATATTCATTAACAATCAACCCTTTCATTTTTTATATAGAACTTTAATAATCTCCTAGTGATCGGTACTTCCAACTTTTTAAACAAGAACTATATTGAAGAAGTAACCAATAAATATAATCGTGATTGCCATTATACCTACAAATACAGCGAGTAGTTTCGGCTTTAAAACCTTACGGAGAATGATCATTTCAGGAAGACTTAAAGCTGTTACCGCCATCATAAATGCCAGTGCCGTACCCATGGGCACGCCAACCTTGGTAAGCTCACTCACAATAGGAAGTGTACCTGCCGCATTGGAATAAAGAGGTATACCAATAAGAACAGCAAGTGGAACTGCCAGAGGATTGCTCCTCCCTGCATATTTTGCAAGCCAGTCACCTGGAGCCCAACCGTGTATGGCAGCTCCAATGACCAGACCAATAATAATATAGGGCCAGATTTTTTTAACTAGGTTTAGGTCATAACTCCATGCATCTGTAATCCGCTGCTTCCAGGTAGGCTTTACTATCTCAACATCACCCATCTTAATGTTACATACATCTTCCTCAAGATATTTTTCCATCTTTAGTTTGCCAATAATGGCTCCTGCAACAATCGCTACAGTTAATCCGGTTGCCATGTATAACAAGGCGATCTTCCAACCGAACAAACTCCAAAGCATAACAACAGCAACTTCATTTATCATCGGTGAAGCAATAAGAAATGAGAATGTTACGCCTAAGGGTATTCCTGCTCCTAAAAATCCAATAAAGACGGGAACAGCCGAACAAGAGCAGAAGGGGGTAACAATACCCAGAAGAGCAGCAAATATGTTGCCGATAAAACCTCTGGTTCTTCCGCCTTCCCCTAGAAGTTTCCTTGTCCTCTCTGGAGGGAAAAAACTTCGTATAATTGATACGATAAATATGATAATGATAAGCATCAGGAAGATTATAATCGTATCAGTGAAGAAGAATTCAACAGATTCTTTATAACGTGCTGAATCTAAAAATGCAGGATTTTGGCCCAATAAGTCCAAAATCCATCTTAAAAATGTCGTAAGTATATAGCCTAAAATATTTGCTATCCAACCAACTGCTGAAAACACGTATTTCACACCTTTCATATTCGCATTTTAAATTACTGTTCATTGCTGCTATCAATACCCGTCAAAGCCCTAAATATCTCAGATCGGTGAGAGCAATGTGTGGAAAGAATAAGCAGACTAACTTAGTTTATGGGTACTTGCATATCAAATAAATTTGTTGAATATATCAAATTTATTTGATATATTCATTGTATGCTAGTCATAACCGCATGTCAATACATCAAAAAAACTTGATATATATTTATTGTGGCTCAACCAAGAATCTAACTGTTCAAGGTTTTCAAAATCATTATCGATATGATAGATAGAATTTATAATGGATGAAAATAGATTTGTGGTGACAATAAAATTCATGGCAATATGAGTGGTTTAAAGGATGATGCCAAAATCAATGCATGGATATACCGGATAACCCGAAATACAATTGTTGACTACTACCGAAAGCAAAACAAGTCCATCGCATTAATGAAGTTTACGGAGAATTTAACCAATGTGGAGGACGAAGATTTGTCAGCAAGTGGGGAAATTGCATCATGTTTAAAGACAATGATAGAGCATTTACCTGAAAAGTATAAAGAAGCAATTATGTTAACGGAATTTTATGAACTAACGCAGAAGGAGTTAAGCGAAAGGCTTGGCCTTTCCCTGTCGGGAGCAAAATCCAAAGTACAACGGGCAAGGGGACTGCTTAAAGAAATGCTTTTAGGTTGTTGCCATCTTGAATTCGACCGATTGGGAAATATCATTGAGTATTCACACAAGACAAAGGACTGTAAGTTTTGTTAAGCAAAAGGTCATAAATTTGCATCCTTTTTTCATAGACTTCGTCTTTATATATGTAAAGTCTATAGACTAAGAAATATATAAGGAGTGTTTTATAATGGTTGCCGAAAACAATATTTTTGCAGATTGTTCCTGCTGCTCGGATTGTGCAGATGATTCACAGGATACCCAAGCGAATGGTGCAGGTGGCTGCTCCTGTGGTCCCGGCTGCTGTGATGCCACAAAGGATACCAATGCTGAAAAAAGGCTGATCGTTATCGACTTTTTATATCTGGATTTGAGTGTATGTACACGCTGTCAGGGTGCGGATTCAAGCCTTTGTGAAGGTTTGGCTGAAGTTTCAAAGGTACTTGAGGCGACGGGGGTTAATGTTGTTGTTAATAAAATCAATGTCCTCAGTGAAGAAATAGCCATTGCCCACAAGTTTGTTAGTTCACCCACGATTCGTATTAACGGACAGGATATTCAAATGGATGTCAAAGAAAGCCTTTGCGAATCTTGCGGGGATTTATGCGGTGATGAAGTAGAATGCCGTGTCTGGGTTTATCAAGGTAAGGAGTATACTGTGCCTCCAAAAGCGATGATCATGGAAGCAATTCTTAAAGAAGTATATGGAGGAGATAAGGGCAGCAATATCGTGGAACAGGAATATGTCATGCCTGAGAATCTAAAACAGTTTTATGCTGCAATGAAAAGCAATTCTTCTGGCTCAAAAAGCTGCTGCTAATTAACTCTTAAAAGAATCACTTCGGAAAAGAATAACTTATATACTTTTAATGATAACATAAGAGGTTGAGAATTGCTCTCAACCTCTTATGTTATCATTCGAATATTCTAAATCAGTATAGAATCAATTTAATAAAATAAATTTCCCAAAAGGCTCCGAAAAGTCAGGGCACTTTTTTGTTACCTAAAAATATTGAAGAAAAAAGTTGTATTTCCATCGTTAGAAGTACTTGATAAGATAAAAGAAAGGGGGAGCGTCGAAAAATTTAGTATAAAGATTTTATTGCTATATAAAGAAATATTGAAAAATGTATGAAATCGAAAGAATAGAAGTAAGAACCAAAAGTATTTTTTTTATAAATGTTTCTGGTAGAAATTTTTGTAGGTAAGCGCCAAAGTAAGTTCCAATAATTCCACCTACTCCCAACATCAATCCCAAAAGCCAGTCTGGGGAAACAGCGGAACTAGATACCGTCGTAACGGCTAATATTTGATAGTATACTACGCCCGCAATCGAGGTAATAAACGTGCTTGCCAAGGCAGCACCAGCCACAGTGTATATCGGGAGGGCAAACAGAGAAACGCAAACCGGTGAAATAATTGATCCTCCTCCAATCCCATATATTCCACCAATAAGGCCAACTATTAACGCAAGAATAAAAACGGGTATCGTCTTAAATGAATAGGTTTCTCCCCAAAACTCATATTCGACTTTCAAAAATGAAAGATATTTTGTCTTGACCACAGCTTCAGCAGGCAGCCCGGCAGTCAGACGGTTTTGATTCGCTTCTTTTCTTAGGACAACTTGTTCCGCAAATTTTTTGTTTAAGAGCGCGTTCTGCTCCTTAGTCTTTTTGTTCCAGCCAAAGATGTCCGAAAGAAGACGATAGGATAAGTATAAAAGCACAATTCCTACGAACAGTTTGAAGGCTTTAGGATTGGTAAGATAATGTATTCTGATCCAGGCGCCAACAAAAACGCCTGGAAGGGTGCCAATAGAGATGATACCTGTCAAAGCCCAGGCCATTCGTTTTTCTTTTATGTACCGATATAAGCCGCCGGGAGCAGCTATGACATTGTAAATTAAATTTGTGGGGCTAACAGCAGGACTATTAAAATGCAAAACACTAACCTGGAAAGGCAGTAACAGGAATGCGCCGGTAATCCCCGCAGAAGCAGAAATCGAAGATACGATCATAGCGACCAACGGCGGTATCAGCGGAAACACATCGACACCGGATACCGGGAAATGCATAATATCAATCTCCTTTTATCAGTCAGAGCATAAAATGCTCATTATTTACTCTTTTGAATTAATGTTGCGCTAATCTTAATTAAAACGATGCGCAGGCTCCCTGTTCATTAAAAAAACCTTGTTCTCAGGAATACGAAGCCATAGTTTTTGACCAATAGTATTTTTTAAACGCAGAAAGTCGTTGTTGGAGATTTCGGCCTGCAAAGATTTTCCCTGACAATTCACGATCACGGTGGTGGAAATAACGCCTTCAATCACTTCTGTTGCCTGGCATTCGAAGGTGTTGGATTCTTTGGTATTCTCCAGTGACAATATCAAATCATGTGACCGTACTCCCGCCATCATCTTTGATTGAAGTTCGGTATTGCTTTTTGATGTTTTCAAACATAAACTTCCGGATTTAATCAGCAGCGATCCGCCATCCTCACCGCTAACCTCTGCCTCAAAAAAATTTTTGCAGCCGGTGATCCTGGCAGCAGATACGGTCGCTGGATAACGGATGATCTCTTCCTTTTCCCCAATTTGCACAGATTTCCCCTTATCTAAGACCAAAATCCTGTCGCAAAGTCGGTAGGCTTCTTCAATATTATGCGTAACCAATAGAACAACACCATGATAGTTCTTTTTAATAATACTCAGTAATTCTTTTTCCAGTATTTGCTTTACATGGCTGTCCAAGGCTGAAAAAGGTTCGTCTAAAAGCAATAATTCCGGTTCGGTAATCAAGGTCCTGGCTAAAGCAACACGCTGCTGCTGCCCCCCTGATAATTGAGAAGGGTATTGGTTTTCGTGACCGTTCAGCTGCATTTTCTGGATCATCTCACTGACTTTCTCATGGTATTTGGCTTTATCTAGGTGCTGTATACCATAGGCAATGTTTTTATAAACAGTCAGGTGAGGAAATAAGGCATAATTCTGAAATACATAACCAATATTTCTATGCCGGGGAAGCACATTGACTTTTGTTCCTGAATTGAACAACTCTTTTCCGTTGAGCTTTATTGTTCCTTTGTCCGGGTGATAGAGCCCTGCGATACATTTTAAAGTCAGACTTTTGCCGCAGCCGGATGAACCGAGAATTCCCAAAACGCCTTTGCCGCTGGCAAAAGATGATTGCAGCGTAAAATTACCCAGTGTTTTCTCAATGGATACTTCGAGCATTTTTCCTCACCCCTTCTTCATCTTTTTTTCCAGCCGATTGACAATATACAAAACCGCAACGGCAACACTTGTCATGATCAGAACGAGAAAATTGGCCATATTATAATTACCGGCCTGCAAAGAGTCATAAATGGCAATTGGCATGGTGAGAGTTTTACCAGGTATGCTACCGGCAACCATTAATGTTGCGCCAAAATCCCCCAAAGCTCTGGCAAAGGACATGGTGATGCCGGAGATAATACCTCTCCAGGCAATCGGGATCATAATGGTCACAAATATATTGAATTCAGTTCTTCCCAAAAGTCTGGCCGCATTCAGGTAATCCTCGTTGATTTCGGAAAGAGCGGCCTTGGATGCTTTGATCAGATACGGAATGGACACGACAGTGGCGGCAATAACTGCCCCTGTCATTGTAAATACAATCATGATGTTGAACTGTTCTTCCAGAAATTTACCTACCCAGGAATTACGGCCCAGTAAGACCAGCAGATAATAGCCCAGGACTGTTGGCGGCAAGACAATGGGAAGGTTTGTCAGCGTATCGATAAAATCGCATAATTTTCCTTGGCGGCGGCTTAATAGATAGGCTAGCGGCAAACCACAAACAACTCCGATAAAAGTTGCGGTAAACGCCACCCGTAAGGACAAAAAAAGAGGGAAAAGGTCGATGTTCTCCATGTTTTTTACACTTCACCCGGCAGGACAAAACCATATTTTTTCATAATATTCCTGCCTTGCTCCCCGTTAACAAATTTTATAAAATCTCTAGCTACTTGCTCGTGTTGCGTCGTCTTAACGATGGCTATGGCTTGTTTCAAAGGGTTATGCAGTTTATCATCAAAGAGCAGGAAGTTGACATCATCTTTATTAACCACTGAAAGGGAGATAAAAGCTGCCTCAACATTGCCCGACTTTAAGAGTGTCAAGGTATCCTGAATATCTTTGCCATAGACCAATCTGTCTTTGAGCTGATCCCACAAACCCATGGATACCAGTGCTTCTTTGGCGGCCAAACCATAGGGGGCGTGATCTGGATTGGCGATGGCAATTTTCTTGAATTTCGGATTTAATAAATAGCTTGCTTCTTTAACCTGAAGTGGGCTGTTTAGGAGTGTTGCCACACCCACGCGACCAATGGCGTACAATTCTTTACTGTCGGCGATGATTCTGTCCTGAGCAATCAGGTCATCGACAAACTTGATATTGGCCGAGGCATAAACATCATATGGCGCACCATTGGCAATCTGTTCTCTGGCTGTCCCCGAAGATGAGTAGGTGATTTCAACTTCATTTCCGGTGGCTTTTTCGTACAATTCTCCTATTTCTTTAAAGGCAAGAGATAAATCAGCGGCAGCGGCAACGGTGATTTTCACGCCAGTTTTAGCAACCGTTTGATCAGCGGTATCCTTCGCTGTAGAAGTTGATGCCTTACATCCTGTCAGCGCAGCCATAAAAACGAATAATACTAAAATTCCAGCTATATATTTTCTATTCATAATTTTTCTCCTCGTATGCCTTATTGCTATTTGCGTTACCTAAGTATTGACATTAAAAAAACGCATCAAACGAGTGTGCGCTACGGCATGCTAAATAAGCATCGATCGCCACCTCCTTTTCATAGTGAAGGCATATTCGTTTCCAAATACACCCCGAGGGCTGTAAAGCCCTGGCCGGCTGCCAAAAAATAATTAGGCATTCCCGCTCGGAGATAATAATATTCAGTTCCGTTATGTTTCATTTCGTACATATTCGCACTTGAAATAAAATAAAATGTGCGATATAATACGAAACATAACATAGATGCATAATATATATGTTCTATATCTCAGATTATATTATTTGGAACAGTAAGTCAATATAGTAATAATTGGTATATAGCATTTTATTGAATTTCGCACATTGATCTAATGTTTAGGAGGATGCATATGACGGAAAAAAAGGCGCTTTCCACCCAAGATGTGGCTGCCATGCTGCATGTCAGCAAAAGTACGATTTATGACCTGATTAGAAAAGGCGAAATCAGCTCTTATAAAGTAGGAAGAAAGGTTCGTTTTACAGAAAATGACGTGCAGGATTATATATCCCGTTCTAAGAAAAGCCAATCTGCCCTTAATTCATCAGCAAATAACTTAGCCGACTTCAGCCTGCTCGGCAACGAAAAAAAACAAGAGGGTTTTATTATATGCGGTCAGGATTTGATTCTTGATATTCTTTCCAATTATATGAGACTGCACAATATTCCCGCCCTAAGGGCGTATATAGGAAGTTATGACAGTTTAGTTTCCCTATACAGAAATAAGATTAACGTTGCTTCCACACATTTGTGGGACAGTGATACAGATCAGTATAATGTACCCTATGTCAGAAGACTGCTTCCTGGTGTTCCTACTGTGATTATTCACCTTACATGCCGTATACAAGGATTGTATGTGGCCAAAGGCAATCCAAAAGGGATTATGACATGGGCAGATTTTGGAAGAGATGACATTACAATGATTAACAGGGAATATGGAGCTGGTTCAAGAGTCCTTTTGGATGAAAACTTAAAACTCCTTGGGATATATGGAAGTGCAATTAAAGGTTATAAGAAAGAAAACCAGTCACACTTAGCAGTTGCCAGCGCCATAAGCAGCGGACAAGCTGATGTGGCAGTGGGCAACGAAAAGATGGCGAGACAAGTTGATAATATTGATTTCATTCCTCTTAAGAAAGAACGCTATGATTTAGTTGTAAAAAAAGAAGATTTTCAATCGCCTGAAGTCCAAACAATGCTAAATATCATCCGTTCTGCAGCTTTCAAAAATGAATTTGCAAATATTGGTGGTTACGATACAAGCGACATGGGTAAAATCGTTGCAGAAATATAACGTGACATAGTAGCAATAACATTTCATTTCCCAAAAGTAGGCTGAGATGCGCAAAATGAAAGTAAATTCTTCCCATTATTGTGCTAAGAAAATAATTATGCTAATATAGAAATCAGTAAGGCAAAACCTTACTTGCGATGGGGCTCGCATATGCTATGGCTAATGGCTCCTACCTTTCAATTATGCAAGGTAGGAGCTTATTTTATTTATTTAAGGGGAGGGTGTAAGTATTAGTGGATCAGACTTTTTTAATTGCGACAGTATGGATTTTTTTAGCCTTTATGGCTAGTCTTATCTCAATTCGTCTAGGGATCTCTTTAGCTTTAATCGAAATCATAGTTGGCGTAGTTGCGGGGAATGTAATACACCTCCAGATTACCGACTGGGTAAATTTCCTGGCCAGCCTTGGAGCCGTCATTCTTACCTTTCTGGCAGGGGCTGAGATTGACCCTGCCAGCCTAAAGAAAAATCTCAAACAAAGTGTTGTTATTGGTTTCCTATCCCCTGTGTGCCTTGTGTTTGTGGAATGCTTGTAGCGTATTATTTGCTTGGTTGGGATGTAAATGCCTCGAAAATTACAGGTATTGCTTTATCTACTACTTCAGTTGCTGTTGTCTACGCCGTGATGGTCGAAAGTAGACTCAGTTCTACTTCTTTCGGGCAATCGATCCTGGCGGCTTGTTTTATTACCGACTTAGGAACGGTTCTGGCGTTAGGCCTTCTTTTCACAGGCTTTTCTTATAAATTGTTGATTTTTGCAGGAGCAGTCATTGTGGTATGTTTTGCCGGAATCCCGCTGGCCAAACGGATTTTTGAAAGATACAGCGGGAAAGTCAGTGAACCGGAGATTAAGTTTGTCTTGCTTATCCTTGTATTATTGGGTTACCTTGCGGTCTATTCCGGCAGCGAAGCGGTACTACCCGCTTACATTATCGGTCTGGCTATGGCAGGATTTTTCCTACAATATAAAGAGACACTCCATAAGATGCGGGCTATTGCCTTTGTCGCATTTACGCCGTTTTATTTTATCAAAGCAGGCTCTCTTGTTTCTTTAAAAACTCTTACTGTAACATTCTCGCTGATAGTAATCCTATTACTTGTCAAAGTTGGTGCTAAGTTCATCGGAGTACTTCCGGCAACCAAGTTCTTCAATTTCAAAAGGAGGGAAGGGATTTATACCACCCTTCTAATGAGTACAGGACTGACCTTCGGAACGATTTCTGCTTTATACGGTATAACAAACAAATATATTAATAGTTCTCAATATAGCGTGATTGTAACAGTCGTTATTCTAAGCGCTGTTATTCCGACCCTGATTGCCCAAAAATTCTTCTTCCCTAAAAAAGTTTTACAAGAACAAGTTTTACAAGGGGGACATGACGATGGAAGTAGATAAGATTCTTGTGTGTTATGAATTTTTACCAAGTGAGTTAAGCCGTACTTAGTATTATATAAACAATTTTAAAAATGGGAAAACATATTGACTAATATCGATATATTGTACATAATATAACATATCGACAAAAATAGATATGAGGTGGAAGAATTGGAGAGCAGGTATGAGAAAAATGCAAAGGTGTTTAAAGCACTCTGTGATCCAAACCGATTAATGATCATTGAGATGCTGCGAAGTGGAGAGAAATGTGCCTGTAAAATATTGGAGGAACTTAATATCGGGCAATCAACCTTGTCACATCATATGAAAATACTATGTGAATCAGGGCTTGTTGGTAGTCATCGTGTCGGAAAATGGACGCACTATTCACTAAATAAAGAGGGCTGTGAAACAGCAAAAAATCTATTAACTGAAATTACAACAGTAAAAGATAAGTGTGAGCTTAGCTGTTAAAGGAGGAGGTCTTAGGTGGTGAAGAAGATTGACACGACCCTAGCTGTCTTAGGTGGCGGTCCTGCCGGTTATGTCGCAGCTATACGGGCTGCCCAGCTCGGGGCAGATGTTGTTCTTATTGAAAATAAAGAGCTTGGTGGGGTATGCATGAATAGAGGATGTATTCCTACAAAAGCCCTGCTCAGGACTTCAGAGATTGTCTCAATCTTAAAGAAATCCAAAGAATTTGGAATTGAAGACAAAGGTATTAACATAAAATGGGATGTCAGCAATGAGCGAAAAAACCGTGTGGTTAAGAGTTTGGGTTTAGGTTTGGACCAATTGTTGCCCAAGTCAGGAGTCACTGTGCTCAAAGGCAGAGGTACAATCCAAAATCCAAAGATGATTTCTGTATGGACACAGGAAGAAGAAATAGAAGTTCATTGCGCCAAGATGATTATTACCACAGGGGCTAGACCATTAGTTCCTGATATAGAAAATATTCACAGCGAGGGTGTTTTAACAAGTAACGAGGCACTGCATTTGGAAAAGGTTCCCGAAAGTATGGTTATTATTGGGGCAGGCGTTATCGGCTTGGAATTTGCCACAATGTTTAGCGCTGTGGGCAGCAAGGTAACCATTCTTGAAATGATGGATCGAATACTTCCTATTGAAGATACTGAGATAGCCACTGAATTATTGAAAATTATGAAAAGACAAGGAATTTCCTTTAAGTTAGCTGCCACGGTTCAAAGAATTGAACAAACAGAGGATGGGCTTGAGGTACACTATATCGACAAGGACAAGAATTTAACCCTCAGCTGTGAAAAGATTTTGGTGGCTGTAGGAAGAAAACTCAATTCAGACAGTGAAGACTTTAAAAAACTAGGGCTGAACATTAATAATGGTGCCTTAGTAGTGAACGAAAACATGGAAACCAATATCGAAGGTGTTTATGCCGCAGGAGATGTAATAGGAGGAAATCTTTTGGCCCATCTTGCCTTTATGGAGGGGAAGACAGCCGCTGAAAATGCTTTGGGAATTGCTGGTAGAGTAAATTACAACGCGGTTCCGGCTTGTATTTATACCAATCCGGAAGTTGCTTCCGTAGGGATGACTGAGGAAGAAGCATCAAGTGCAGGAATAAAAGTGAAAGTTGGCAGATTTCAATTCAGAAACAATGGACGCGCCTTATGTTTAGGTGAACGAGATGGTTTTGTCAAAATTGTTGTCGAGATGGACAATACTATTATTGGCGGACAGATATTGGGAGCGAATGCTTCCGAAATGATTTCAGAAATAACCCTGGCTATTACTTTAAAAGCAAAGGCTGACACCATAGCCGACATGATCCATCCGCACCCTAGTTTGAATGAAGCTGTGTGGGAAGCTTGTGCAGATGCTGTAGGCAGGGCAATTCATAAAATATAACAAATAGGAGGATTTTATCATGGGAGAAAAAGAACGTTATGGATTTATTTTGTGTGTATGCACAGGAAAGTGTCCCGGTTTTCATGCGATGGATATTTGGGATTTCATCAATCAGGTAAGAGTTGAGCTACCGGTAGAATATGGATTTATTCATCCGCAACT is a window from the Dehalobacter sp. DCA genome containing:
- a CDS encoding sulfate/molybdate ABC transporter ATP-binding protein, which produces MLEVSIEKTLGNFTLQSSFASGKGVLGILGSSGCGKSLTLKCIAGLYHPDKGTIKLNGKELFNSGTKVNVLPRHRNIGYVFQNYALFPHLTVYKNIAYGIQHLDKAKYHEKVSEMIQKMQLNGHENQYPSQLSGGQQQRVALARTLITEPELLLLDEPFSALDSHVKQILEKELLSIIKKNYHGVVLLVTHNIEEAYRLCDRILVLDKGKSVQIGEKEEIIRYPATVSAARITGCKNFFEAEVSGEDGGSLLIKSGSLCLKTSKSNTELQSKMMAGVRSHDLILSLENTKESNTFECQATEVIEGVISTTVIVNCQGKSLQAEISNNDFLRLKNTIGQKLWLRIPENKVFLMNREPAHRFN
- the modA gene encoding molybdate ABC transporter substrate-binding protein: MNRKYIAGILVLFVFMAALTGCKASTSTAKDTADQTVAKTGVKITVAAAADLSLAFKEIGELYEKATGNEVEITYSSSGTAREQIANGAPYDVYASANIKFVDDLIAQDRIIADSKELYAIGRVGVATLLNSPLQVKEASYLLNPKFKKIAIANPDHAPYGLAAKEALVSMGLWDQLKDRLVYGKDIQDTLTLLKSGNVEAAFISLSVVNKDDVNFLLFDDKLHNPLKQAIAIVKTTQHEQVARDFIKFVNGEQGRNIMKKYGFVLPGEV
- a CDS encoding ArsR/SmtB family transcription factor, which produces MESRYEKNAKVFKALCDPNRLMIIEMLRSGEKCACKILEELNIGQSTLSHHMKILCESGLVGSHRVGKWTHYSLNKEGCETAKNLLTEITTVKDKCELSC
- a CDS encoding sulfite exporter TauE/SafE family protein, with translation MHFPVSGVDVFPLIPPLVAMIVSSISASAGITGAFLLLPFQVSVLHFNSPAVSPTNLIYNVIAAPGGLYRYIKEKRMAWALTGIISIGTLPGVFVGAWIRIHYLTNPKAFKLFVGIVLLYLSYRLLSDIFGWNKKTKEQNALLNKKFAEQVVLRKEANQNRLTAGLPAEAVVKTKYLSFLKVEYEFWGETYSFKTIPVFILALIVGLIGGIYGIGGGSIISPVCVSLFALPIYTVAGAALASTFITSIAGVVYYQILAVTTVSSSAVSPDWLLGLMLGVGGIIGTYFGAYLQKFLPETFIKKILLVLTSILSISYIFQYFFI
- a CDS encoding substrate-binding domain-containing protein, which codes for MTEKKALSTQDVAAMLHVSKSTIYDLIRKGEISSYKVGRKVRFTENDVQDYISRSKKSQSALNSSANNLADFSLLGNEKKQEGFIICGQDLILDILSNYMRLHNIPALRAYIGSYDSLVSLYRNKINVASTHLWDSDTDQYNVPYVRRLLPGVPTVIIHLTCRIQGLYVAKGNPKGIMTWADFGRDDITMINREYGAGSRVLLDENLKLLGIYGSAIKGYKKENQSHLAVASAISSGQADVAVGNEKMARQVDNIDFIPLKKERYDLVVKKEDFQSPEVQTMLNIIRSAAFKNEFANIGGYDTSDMGKIVAEI
- the modB gene encoding molybdate ABC transporter permease subunit, with protein sequence MENIDLFPLFLSLRVAFTATFIGVVCGLPLAYLLSRRQGKLCDFIDTLTNLPIVLPPTVLGYYLLVLLGRNSWVGKFLEEQFNIMIVFTMTGAVIAATVVSIPYLIKASKAALSEINEDYLNAARLLGRTEFNIFVTIMIPIAWRGIISGITMSFARALGDFGATLMVAGSIPGKTLTMPIAIYDSLQAGNYNMANFLVLIMTSVAVAVLYIVNRLEKKMKKG
- a CDS encoding ArsR/SmtB family transcription factor, with translation MSSKFDIKGGINIDTSISNYADYFKSLSDEFRLNILFYLFQNGEKCVCELTEYFNTSQSALSYHLKILSENGLLIKRQEAVWNLYSLNKDHFMFPMLKMVFKNLSRQLTNAGGS
- a CDS encoding DUF2703 domain-containing protein, producing the protein MVAENNIFADCSCCSDCADDSQDTQANGAGGCSCGPGCCDATKDTNAEKRLIVIDFLYLDLSVCTRCQGADSSLCEGLAEVSKVLEATGVNVVVNKINVLSEEIAIAHKFVSSPTIRINGQDIQMDVKESLCESCGDLCGDEVECRVWVYQGKEYTVPPKAMIMEAILKEVYGGDKGSNIVEQEYVMPENLKQFYAAMKSNSSGSKSCC
- a CDS encoding permease: MFSAVGWIANILGYILTTFLRWILDLLGQNPAFLDSARYKESVEFFFTDTIIIFLMLIIIIFIVSIIRSFFPPERTRKLLGEGGRTRGFIGNIFAALLGIVTPFCSCSAVPVFIGFLGAGIPLGVTFSFLIASPMINEVAVVMLWSLFGWKIALLYMATGLTVAIVAGAIIGKLKMEKYLEEDVCNIKMGDVEIVKPTWKQRITDAWSYDLNLVKKIWPYIIIGLVIGAAIHGWAPGDWLAKYAGRSNPLAVPLAVLIGIPLYSNAAGTLPIVSELTKVGVPMGTALAFMMAVTALSLPEMIILRKVLKPKLLAVFVGIMAITIIFIGYFFNIVLV
- a CDS encoding sigma-70 family RNA polymerase sigma factor, producing the protein MHGNMSGLKDDAKINAWIYRITRNTIVDYYRKQNKSIALMKFTENLTNVEDEDLSASGEIASCLKTMIEHLPEKYKEAIMLTEFYELTQKELSERLGLSLSGAKSKVQRARGLLKEMLLGCCHLEFDRLGNIIEYSHKTKDCKFC
- a CDS encoding thioredoxin family protein, producing the protein MNIKILVSCCSNYGLQKTTEEVIKELGITATVEKVSDMKKIMEYGVMKAPGVVVNNKVKAMGRVPSKEEIKKYIQDEMNA